From Pelotomaculum schinkii, the proteins below share one genomic window:
- a CDS encoding universal stress protein translates to MLKSKVLLPSDGSITAAKAAAYAARLMKLNPDMKLDVLVVLPEKEGLNNQTKDMFETIDGTIEAKGKDILENTVRIFTSEGQNVQGYIGKGDPAAVIIAFAERGAYDHIIMGSRGVSELRGTAIGSVSHKVIHEANCRVTLVK, encoded by the coding sequence ATGCTAAAAAGCAAGGTGTTGCTGCCCAGTGACGGTTCGATCACTGCGGCAAAGGCTGCAGCCTACGCTGCGCGATTGATGAAACTCAACCCGGATATGAAGCTTGATGTCCTGGTTGTTCTTCCGGAAAAGGAAGGTCTTAACAATCAAACGAAGGATATGTTTGAGACCATTGACGGGACTATTGAGGCCAAAGGTAAGGATATTTTGGAAAATACGGTCCGGATATTCACCAGTGAGGGCCAGAATGTACAGGGTTACATCGGAAAAGGTGACCCCGCCGCAGTCATTATCGCATTTGCTGAGCGGGGCGCCTATGATCATATTATCATGGGCAGTCGCGGGGTAAGCGAACTCCGCGGTACAGCCATCGGCAGTGTGAGTCATAAAGTTATTCACGAGGCCAATTGCCGGGTTACGTTAGTCAAGTAA
- a CDS encoding Asp23/Gls24 family envelope stress response protein has product MEDQINQLIIKGSDSGSVKISDEVVKIIAGMAAMEIQGVSGMTGGIAGGLAEKLGRKNLSRGVKAEVGEQEATIDIFVIVEYGAPIKDVACQIQTKVKNAVESMTGLRVLEVNVNVQGVSFGTENKDEDGRIK; this is encoded by the coding sequence TTGGAAGACCAAATTAACCAGCTTATTATAAAGGGTAGTGATAGCGGTTCCGTTAAGATATCCGATGAAGTGGTCAAAATCATTGCAGGCATGGCCGCCATGGAGATCCAGGGCGTAAGCGGAATGACCGGGGGAATAGCCGGTGGACTTGCCGAGAAACTGGGACGCAAAAACCTGTCCAGGGGAGTTAAAGCAGAAGTTGGCGAGCAAGAAGCAACTATAGATATTTTTGTTATTGTTGAATACGGCGCCCCTATCAAAGATGTGGCCTGCCAGATTCAAACAAAAGTAAAAAACGCCGTGGAAAGCATGACCGGTTTAAGAGTCCTGGAAGTCAACGTAAATGTACAGGGTGTTTCCTTTGGCACAGAGAACAAGGATGAAGACGGGCGGATAAAATAG
- the glgA gene encoding glycogen synthase GlgA: MFDRPLKILLVSSEVVPFAKTGGLADVAGSLPKALALVGNDNAGNDVRVVMPRYRQIEGAAYRLDFPVHFKNRYETAIIKESSIESHYQGAHKTIPVYMVENYHYFYRDRMYMFDDEAERFAFFCRAVLEMLPKLEWQPDIIHCNDWQSGPIPLLLKTHYRQDPFYNRIATVFTIHNLQYQGNFSKDTLKLLNLGEEYFHPDLLEFFGSVSYMKAGILYADIINTVSRTYAAEIQRPDLGERMDGLLRKRSADLFGIVNGINYHEFNPRTDPRIHRNFDQFSVSNKKENKFALQKEMGLPERDIPVIGLITRLVDQKGLDLISEIIDRLMQEDIQIVVLGSGEPHYEQLFENIKSRYPEKIGLYIGFNAILAQRIYAGSDMFLMPSRFEPCGLGQLISLRYGTIPIVRFTGGLADTVNDYNPATGSGNGFGFSEYAGMALLHSIKKALQLYREQPEQWQYLVKNAMELDFSWARSGVEYLQLYQEAITRHLDMQRIA; this comes from the coding sequence ATGTTTGATCGTCCCTTAAAAATCCTGTTAGTATCCTCAGAAGTTGTCCCGTTCGCTAAAACAGGCGGACTTGCTGATGTAGCCGGTTCGCTGCCTAAGGCACTTGCTTTGGTTGGAAATGACAATGCCGGCAATGACGTCAGAGTCGTTATGCCCCGTTACCGCCAAATTGAAGGCGCTGCCTACCGTCTTGATTTTCCCGTGCACTTTAAGAACCGCTATGAAACCGCCATTATTAAAGAAAGTTCTATTGAATCTCACTACCAGGGCGCACATAAAACAATTCCCGTGTATATGGTTGAAAACTATCATTACTTTTATCGTGATAGAATGTATATGTTCGATGATGAGGCGGAGCGGTTTGCTTTCTTCTGCCGGGCTGTCCTGGAAATGCTCCCCAAGTTGGAATGGCAGCCTGATATCATCCACTGCAATGATTGGCAAAGCGGGCCGATACCACTTCTTTTAAAAACCCACTACCGCCAGGATCCTTTCTACAACCGGATAGCTACGGTTTTCACCATTCACAATCTGCAATACCAGGGTAATTTTTCGAAAGATACCTTAAAACTGCTGAACTTAGGGGAGGAATATTTTCACCCGGACCTCCTTGAGTTCTTTGGCAGCGTTAGCTATATGAAGGCCGGCATTCTGTATGCGGATATCATCAACACCGTAAGCCGCACTTATGCGGCAGAAATTCAGCGACCCGATCTGGGTGAAAGAATGGACGGGCTGCTCCGTAAGCGCTCTGCCGACTTGTTTGGCATTGTTAACGGGATTAACTACCATGAGTTTAATCCGCGGACAGATCCACGGATCCATCGCAATTTTGATCAGTTCAGCGTTTCTAATAAAAAAGAAAATAAGTTTGCGCTCCAGAAGGAGATGGGGCTGCCGGAGAGGGATATCCCGGTAATTGGCTTAATTACGAGGCTGGTTGACCAAAAGGGACTGGACCTGATCAGCGAGATAATAGACCGGCTCATGCAGGAAGATATCCAGATTGTTGTTTTAGGAAGCGGAGAACCACATTATGAACAGCTATTTGAAAATATTAAAAGCCGCTATCCTGAGAAAATAGGCTTATATATTGGATTTAACGCTATACTGGCGCAGCGGATTTACGCGGGTTCGGACATGTTCCTGATGCCGTCCAGGTTTGAACCTTGCGGGCTGGGTCAGCTGATCAGCCTTCGTTATGGAACCATACCAATAGTACGCTTTACCGGTGGTTTGGCCGATACGGTTAACGATTACAATCCCGCCACCGGTTCCGGAAACGGCTTCGGCTTCTCTGAGTATGCAGGTATGGCCCTGCTTCACTCTATAAAAAAGGCCTTACAGCTGTACCGGGAGCAACCGGAACAATGGCAGTATCTGGTTAAAAACGCTATGGAACTGGACTTTTCCTGGGCCCGCTCGGGGGTGGAATACCTCCAGCTTTATCAGGAGGCCATAACACGGCATCTGGATATGCAAAGAATTGCTTAA
- a CDS encoding YlbF family regulator yields the protein MSEAILNKARELGLELSNSKEFQNVREAEMRMMQNPEAQSILQEFYSLQHALQSMQAQGLPLSESQQIEFGDCQKRMFNNSYINNFFQAQEKFETILDQVNKIISDFIGISGGCGSEDECHPGHDCGCGCS from the coding sequence ATGTCGGAAGCTATCCTGAACAAGGCCAGGGAACTGGGCCTTGAACTATCCAATTCGAAGGAATTCCAAAACGTAAGGGAAGCGGAAATGAGAATGATGCAGAATCCTGAGGCCCAAAGCATCCTCCAGGAATTCTATAGTTTGCAGCATGCCTTGCAGAGTATGCAGGCCCAGGGACTGCCCCTTTCAGAGTCCCAGCAGATAGAATTTGGGGATTGTCAGAAAAGAATGTTTAACAATTCCTACATCAATAATTTTTTTCAGGCCCAGGAGAAATTTGAAACAATTCTTGATCAGGTTAATAAAATTATCAGCGACTTTATCGGTATTAGTGGGGGATGTGGTTCTGAAGACGAGTGTCACCCCGGCCACGACTGCGGGTGTGGCTGCAGTTAA
- a CDS encoding HpcH/HpaI aldolase/citrate lyase family protein codes for MSLYRTMLFVPADNLRKAGKALMLNADGVVLDLEDAVAISEKAHARQSLKEALTLPRRGDVFIRVNSAQTDFILADLQAAVVQGIKGVVLAKSESAEEIRQIDWLMRLFEKERGLPPGALEIIPFIESANAIMNAYAIAAASPRVSRMFLGGVDYVQDIGTSFSKAGSELFYARSQLVVASRAAGIEAPIDTVYPDFKDIEGLVADAKLVRQMGFQGKLAIHPGQIAPLNEVFAPTAEEIAWAKKIVVVFDESEAKGQAILQVDGKMIEYPIANRARRILQLAELLANKLE; via the coding sequence GTGTCACTTTACCGTACCATGTTATTTGTACCCGCCGACAACCTGCGCAAGGCGGGCAAGGCGCTGATGTTAAACGCCGATGGGGTTGTGCTCGACCTGGAGGATGCCGTGGCGATCAGCGAAAAGGCCCATGCCAGGCAATCGCTTAAAGAAGCCCTTACATTACCCCGCCGGGGGGATGTATTCATCCGGGTTAACAGCGCCCAAACTGATTTTATCCTGGCCGACCTCCAGGCAGCGGTGGTTCAAGGTATAAAAGGCGTTGTGTTGGCAAAATCCGAGTCCGCCGAGGAAATCCGTCAAATTGATTGGCTGATGAGATTGTTTGAAAAGGAAAGAGGACTCCCGCCAGGCGCCTTGGAAATAATACCTTTTATCGAAAGCGCTAACGCGATTATGAACGCCTATGCCATTGCCGCCGCCTCCCCGCGTGTCAGCAGGATGTTCCTGGGAGGAGTCGACTATGTCCAGGATATCGGAACCAGCTTTTCCAAGGCCGGTTCAGAACTCTTTTACGCCCGTTCACAGCTTGTCGTGGCTTCCCGCGCGGCGGGCATAGAAGCTCCCATTGATACGGTTTATCCGGATTTTAAGGATATTGAAGGTCTGGTGGCGGACGCCAAATTAGTGCGCCAGATGGGCTTCCAAGGCAAACTTGCCATCCACCCTGGACAAATCGCGCCTTTAAACGAAGTATTCGCCCCCACGGCGGAGGAAATTGCCTGGGCCAAAAAGATTGTAGTTGTTTTTGACGAGTCCGAAGCCAAGGGACAGGCTATTTTACAGGTGGACGGGAAAATGATTGAATACCCTATCGCCAACCGTGCCCGCAGAATCCTCCAACTGGCTGAACTGCTGGCAAATAAGCTCGAGTAA
- the mutS gene encoding DNA mismatch repair protein MutS produces MIKQYLEIKQQYPDTILFFRLGDFYEMFFDDARLASRELEIALTGRDGGGSERVPMCGFPYHAADGYISRLLAKRYRVAICEQVEDPAHAKGIVRREVTRVITPGTVMEGHLLEEKQNNYLVSIANDGINYSFAMTDISTGVFMVSAFTGNKGRVRLTEELARLLPAEVLLPLSQAERLSEDLALAGSVTISAYLDEAYDRVQALRELENQFGRDCPGDIKDPGFELTIPAAGALLKYLRDTQKRDLSHIRQINYYHPGRFMLLDASTRRNLELTRSLSDGSRRNTLLAVIDYTVTAMGGRLIRNWLEQPLLEKDEILLRLDAVDELLQQMMIRNDLKELLKGIYDLERLAGRISFGTINARDMVSLKKSLGCLPDLQGLLTKCKAPLLQETGHSIDLMEDLRELLDGAITDNPPLSLRDGGIIKTGFHAEVDRLRLVRQEGKSMLAGLEEQERARTGIKSLKIGFNKVFGYYIEVTRSNLEQVPQDYQRKQTLANAERFITPELKEYEDLVLGAEDRLIQLEYQIFCEVRDQFTGAIQRLQATAAAVARADALYSLAEAAAVGRYVRPGIDGDGKLIIKDGRHPVLEQVLREKFVPNDTIMDNQKSRLVMITGPNMAGKSTYMRQVALIIMMAQSGSFVPAASAQIPLVDRIFTRIGAADDLATGQSTFMMEMNECRAIVQGATKRSLIIMDEVGRGTSTYDGISIARALVEYIHTRIGAKTLFSTHYHELTDLDQIDGIINCNVAVKEDGENIVFLRKVVAGKSDRSYGIHVARLAGLPDEIVKRATDVLRGLETGEGAVETAACRESHRENEAVTLNEREQALLQKLRRLDVLSMTPLEALNQLYHLQQELKTDF; encoded by the coding sequence ATGATTAAGCAGTATCTTGAAATAAAGCAGCAGTACCCGGATACTATCCTTTTTTTTAGATTGGGCGATTTTTATGAAATGTTTTTTGACGACGCCCGCCTGGCTTCACGTGAGCTTGAGATCGCTCTGACCGGCAGGGATGGTGGGGGAAGCGAACGAGTACCCATGTGCGGCTTTCCCTATCATGCGGCGGACGGTTATATATCCAGACTCCTGGCCAAAAGGTATCGGGTAGCGATTTGCGAGCAGGTGGAAGACCCCGCTCATGCCAAAGGAATTGTCAGGCGGGAAGTAACCAGGGTGATCACACCTGGTACGGTCATGGAAGGCCATCTCCTGGAAGAAAAGCAAAACAACTACCTTGTGAGCATTGCCAACGATGGGATCAACTACAGCTTTGCCATGACCGATATCTCCACTGGTGTTTTTATGGTCAGCGCCTTCACCGGCAATAAAGGGAGGGTAAGGCTCACCGAGGAACTGGCCCGGTTGTTGCCTGCTGAGGTTCTTCTCCCGCTCTCCCAGGCAGAACGCCTCAGTGAAGACCTGGCGCTGGCTGGTTCAGTAACAATCAGCGCTTACCTGGACGAGGCTTACGACCGTGTACAGGCCCTGCGTGAACTTGAAAACCAGTTTGGACGGGACTGCCCGGGAGATATCAAAGACCCGGGCTTTGAGTTGACAATTCCAGCAGCAGGAGCCCTTCTCAAATACCTCCGTGATACGCAAAAAAGAGATCTATCCCATATCAGGCAGATAAACTATTACCATCCCGGCAGATTTATGCTTTTGGACGCTTCAACCAGGCGCAACCTGGAGCTGACCAGATCCCTGTCAGACGGCTCCCGCCGCAATACCCTGCTCGCCGTTATAGACTATACGGTAACAGCGATGGGGGGGCGTCTGATTAGAAATTGGCTCGAACAGCCGCTTCTTGAAAAAGATGAAATCTTACTGCGACTGGACGCAGTTGATGAGCTTTTGCAACAGATGATGATTCGCAACGACCTGAAGGAGCTGCTAAAGGGCATCTATGATCTGGAACGGCTGGCCGGCAGGATTTCCTTCGGGACCATCAATGCCCGCGACATGGTTTCTCTGAAAAAATCATTGGGCTGCCTCCCGGACTTGCAGGGTCTTTTAACGAAGTGCAAGGCGCCTCTTTTACAGGAAACAGGTCATAGCATCGACCTCATGGAAGACCTTCGTGAATTGCTGGACGGCGCCATCACTGATAACCCGCCTTTATCGCTCAGGGACGGCGGCATTATTAAAACAGGCTTTCATGCTGAAGTTGACCGGCTGAGGCTGGTCAGACAGGAAGGAAAATCAATGCTGGCCGGCCTGGAAGAACAGGAGCGCGCCCGCACCGGTATAAAATCCCTTAAGATTGGCTTTAATAAGGTATTTGGCTATTACATTGAGGTTACCAGGTCCAACCTGGAGCAGGTCCCGCAGGATTACCAGCGCAAGCAAACCCTGGCCAATGCGGAGCGCTTTATCACCCCGGAACTCAAGGAATATGAGGATCTGGTTTTGGGCGCCGAGGATCGCCTGATACAGTTGGAATATCAAATTTTCTGTGAGGTCCGGGATCAGTTCACCGGGGCCATCCAACGGCTACAAGCAACAGCTGCAGCTGTTGCCAGAGCTGACGCGCTCTATTCACTGGCCGAGGCTGCAGCGGTGGGCAGGTATGTGCGCCCGGGAATTGACGGGGATGGGAAACTGATCATCAAGGACGGGAGACACCCCGTTCTGGAACAAGTACTGAGAGAGAAGTTTGTCCCCAATGACACAATCATGGATAATCAAAAAAGCCGACTGGTCATGATTACAGGCCCTAATATGGCCGGCAAAAGCACCTACATGCGACAGGTAGCCTTAATCATCATGATGGCGCAATCAGGCAGCTTTGTACCGGCAGCGTCAGCCCAAATCCCGCTGGTAGACCGGATTTTCACCAGGATAGGAGCCGCTGACGACCTGGCCACAGGACAAAGTACTTTTATGATGGAAATGAACGAATGCCGGGCTATAGTACAAGGCGCTACGAAAAGAAGCCTCATCATCATGGACGAGGTCGGGCGCGGTACCAGCACTTACGACGGGATCAGCATCGCCCGGGCGCTGGTTGAGTACATCCATACCAGAATAGGCGCCAAAACCCTATTTTCAACCCACTATCACGAATTGACCGACCTTGACCAGATCGATGGGATCATAAATTGCAACGTAGCGGTAAAGGAAGACGGAGAGAACATTGTTTTTTTACGCAAGGTAGTGGCGGGTAAATCAGACCGCAGTTATGGTATCCATGTCGCCAGACTGGCCGGACTGCCTGACGAAATTGTAAAACGGGCAACTGATGTATTGCGGGGACTTGAAACAGGCGAAGGCGCTGTAGAGACAGCAGCCTGCAGGGAGAGTCACCGTGAGAATGAGGCAGTGACGCTTAATGAACGCGAACAAGCTCTTTTACAAAAACTCAGACGCCTGGATGTCCTCAGTATGACGCCACTGGAGGCGCTTAACCAACTATACCACTTACAGCAGGAACTGAAAACAGATTTTTAA
- the miaB gene encoding tRNA (N6-isopentenyl adenosine(37)-C2)-methylthiotransferase MiaB, whose protein sequence is MKSYIIKTFGCQMNEHDSEILAGMLEAKGYRSTEDTGKADLVLLNTCCIRATAENKVFSYLGRLKSQKLSNPAMIIGVCGCMPQQEGMAAKLRQLFPYVDLIFGTHNVQQLPIFIDRILAERKPVLEILAEPDEIVEGLPAARKEGLRAWVTIMHGCNNYCTYCIVPYVRGRERSREPDDIVKEMAGLARDGFKEVVLLGQNVNSYGKDLKNPLDFAGLLEKLDGASGIERIRYMTSHPRDFNEELIRTIARLGKVCEHFHLPVQSGSSRILEKMHRGYNREHYLSLVEKIRRHIPEATITTDIMVGFPGEDDGDFRATMDLVREVRFDSSYTFVYNARPGTPAAGMTEQVPDEIKKQRIQDLIKLQNTISMEKNEEEEGSQQEVLVEGESNIGPGLLYGKSRGNKTVVFAGDKTLTGSTAHVTITRAHLAYLEGLLIKQ, encoded by the coding sequence TTGAAATCCTATATCATTAAAACCTTCGGCTGCCAGATGAACGAGCACGATTCAGAAATTCTGGCCGGTATGCTTGAGGCAAAGGGGTACCGTTCAACAGAAGATACCGGTAAAGCCGATCTGGTCCTCCTGAATACATGCTGTATCCGGGCAACAGCTGAGAATAAAGTCTTTTCTTATTTAGGCCGGTTAAAGAGCCAAAAGCTTTCGAATCCAGCTATGATTATCGGAGTTTGCGGCTGTATGCCGCAGCAGGAAGGTATGGCTGCCAAGTTGCGGCAGCTTTTTCCCTATGTGGATCTGATTTTTGGGACCCATAATGTACAACAGCTGCCTATTTTTATTGACCGGATTTTAGCTGAAAGAAAACCCGTCCTGGAAATCTTGGCTGAACCGGACGAAATCGTAGAAGGTCTTCCCGCTGCCAGAAAGGAAGGCCTGCGGGCCTGGGTGACCATCATGCATGGTTGCAACAACTACTGCACCTACTGTATAGTACCCTACGTCAGAGGCAGGGAAAGGAGTCGCGAGCCGGATGATATAGTCAAGGAAATGGCCGGTCTTGCAAGGGACGGATTTAAAGAAGTAGTTTTGCTGGGCCAAAATGTTAACTCGTATGGTAAAGATTTAAAAAATCCCCTTGATTTTGCGGGCTTACTGGAAAAGCTGGATGGTGCGAGCGGTATTGAACGGATCAGGTATATGACCTCCCACCCGCGTGACTTTAACGAAGAGCTAATACGCACAATAGCCCGGCTAGGCAAGGTATGCGAACACTTTCACCTTCCGGTCCAGTCGGGCAGCAGCCGCATCTTGGAGAAGATGCACAGAGGCTATAACAGAGAGCATTACTTGAGCCTAGTTGAAAAAATCAGGCGACATATCCCTGAAGCAACAATAACCACAGATATCATGGTCGGGTTTCCGGGTGAAGACGATGGCGATTTCCGGGCTACCATGGACCTGGTCAGGGAGGTCCGCTTTGACAGCTCCTATACTTTTGTATACAATGCCAGGCCCGGCACACCTGCGGCCGGAATGACAGAACAGGTACCGGATGAAATAAAAAAGCAGCGCATTCAGGATTTAATTAAGCTGCAAAACACCATCAGCATGGAAAAAAATGAGGAGGAGGAGGGTTCACAGCAGGAGGTTCTGGTCGAAGGAGAAAGCAACATCGGCCCAGGTCTTTTGTACGGCAAGTCCAGGGGCAATAAAACTGTTGTTTTTGCCGGGGACAAAACGTTAACGGGCTCTACTGCGCATGTAACGATTACCAGGGCTCACCTGGCTTACCTGGAGGGTCTATTAATAAAACAATGA
- a CDS encoding hydantoinase/oxoprolinase family protein, translated as MYIGVDVGGTYTDAVLLEKNQIKASAKAPSGKNLLSSILEAIDKVLQGVDPGRLKRIVFSTTMITNLIAERKYDPVALLLIPGPGLSYTYYQFNTFTRILTGTIDYRGRETVSLKEREVEAALDEIADQGFKKVCVIGKFSPRNTSHEKRLAMLVKEKYPDWEVELGHLAGGQLNFPRRVVTTYLTAATRESFHHFLNLVRQSLAERQITAEALILKADGGTLPMENSDKIPVETIFSGPAASTLGALALTSPGETAVIADIGGTTTDLALILNGQPLLSAKGARIEGQLTQVRTLAVKSVPIGGDSVLERMGNEIIIHGKRMGPAYCMGGPVPTPTDALRVLGLTTLGDQNRAAEAMAILGERNGSRVIAEKILNLVVDGISSQINKMFQEWELEPAYRVWEILQKRKVRPSTVVGVGGGANGLVDRIAEKLGCRSIIPPYAAVANAVGAAVAKTTLQLSLRADTERGSYLLQEEGFEGKIDSKQFNEKQALDILRERLIRMAARHGLDVKPEQLEVTHQEVFNMVRDWQTKGRLIDITVQTPRGITGRIEAGGQEG; from the coding sequence ATGTACATAGGAGTTGATGTAGGAGGTACTTATACCGACGCGGTATTATTAGAAAAAAACCAAATAAAGGCAAGCGCCAAGGCGCCAAGCGGAAAAAACCTGCTTAGCTCAATTCTCGAGGCTATAGATAAAGTCTTGCAGGGAGTGGACCCCGGCCGTTTAAAAAGGATTGTTTTCAGCACCACCATGATTACCAACCTGATTGCCGAGCGAAAATATGATCCGGTGGCTTTGCTCCTCATCCCCGGTCCCGGCTTGAGCTATACGTATTACCAGTTTAACACCTTCACTCGCATTTTAACCGGTACAATTGACTACCGGGGAAGAGAAACTGTTTCCTTAAAGGAACGGGAGGTCGAAGCGGCGCTTGATGAAATAGCTGACCAGGGCTTTAAAAAAGTATGCGTAATCGGCAAATTTTCACCACGCAATACATCCCATGAAAAACGCCTGGCGATGCTAGTCAAAGAAAAATACCCCGACTGGGAGGTTGAACTCGGTCATCTGGCGGGTGGACAGCTAAACTTTCCAAGAAGGGTTGTAACCACCTACCTGACCGCTGCCACGCGTGAGTCTTTTCACCACTTTTTGAACCTGGTACGGCAGTCCCTGGCCGAGCGTCAAATAACTGCCGAAGCATTGATCTTAAAAGCTGACGGCGGTACGCTGCCCATGGAAAATTCTGATAAGATACCGGTGGAAACTATCTTTTCAGGGCCTGCTGCCAGCACCCTCGGGGCACTGGCCTTAACCTCTCCGGGTGAAACTGCGGTAATCGCTGATATCGGCGGAACAACCACAGACCTGGCCCTAATCTTAAACGGACAACCTCTTCTCTCAGCTAAAGGCGCCCGTATTGAAGGCCAGTTGACGCAAGTGCGCACACTGGCAGTTAAATCCGTTCCCATAGGCGGGGATAGTGTACTCGAGCGAATGGGAAATGAAATAATTATCCACGGCAAAAGGATGGGTCCGGCCTACTGCATGGGGGGGCCTGTCCCAACACCAACCGACGCGTTAAGGGTACTCGGCTTAACAACCCTGGGTGATCAAAACAGGGCTGCGGAGGCAATGGCGATACTGGGAGAGAGAAACGGGAGCCGTGTCATCGCTGAGAAAATTCTTAACCTGGTAGTAGATGGTATTTCATCCCAGATTAATAAGATGTTTCAGGAGTGGGAACTGGAACCGGCCTATCGGGTATGGGAAATACTGCAAAAGAGAAAGGTGCGACCTTCGACTGTTGTAGGAGTAGGGGGCGGGGCCAACGGTTTGGTAGACCGGATTGCGGAAAAGTTGGGATGCCGTTCGATCATACCTCCCTACGCTGCGGTCGCCAACGCCGTCGGCGCTGCAGTGGCTAAAACCACCCTGCAGCTCAGCCTGAGGGCTGATACTGAGCGGGGCAGCTACCTGTTGCAGGAAGAAGGCTTCGAGGGGAAAATTGACAGCAAGCAATTTAATGAAAAACAAGCCCTGGATATTCTAAGAGAGCGCTTAATCCGGATGGCCGCAAGACATGGACTGGATGTTAAACCGGAACAACTTGAGGTAACCCATCAGGAAGTTTTCAATATGGTCAGGGACTGGCAAACAAAGGGCAGGCTTATAGATATAACAGTACAAACTCCCAGGGGTATTACGGGGAGAATTGAAGCAGGGGGGCAAGAAGGGTGA
- the mutT gene encoding 8-oxo-dGTP diphosphatase MutT, with translation MRTVNVTAAIIERGREILISQRLKGSHMGLKWEFPGGKIEPGESPEECLRREIKEELDLDIRVGDRLMIVEHQYEELKVILYCYRCSYLGGETKAKDCHDFRWVVIGDLKSFDFAEADLPVVRYLTAQAGSDAGSD, from the coding sequence ATGCGGACAGTAAACGTCACCGCTGCAATTATTGAACGTGGCCGCGAGATATTAATTTCCCAGCGTTTGAAAGGTTCCCACATGGGTCTCAAATGGGAATTCCCCGGCGGCAAGATTGAGCCTGGCGAAAGCCCGGAGGAATGTCTGAGGAGGGAAATCAAGGAGGAGCTTGACCTTGATATCCGGGTTGGGGATCGCTTGATGATTGTAGAACACCAGTACGAAGAATTGAAGGTGATTCTATACTGCTACCGGTGCAGTTATCTGGGAGGAGAGACAAAGGCAAAGGATTGCCATGACTTCAGGTGGGTGGTTATCGGGGATTTAAAAAGTTTCGATTTTGCCGAAGCAGATCTCCCGGTGGTAAGATATTTAACAGCGCAAGCAGGATCTGATGCAGGATCTGATTAA